The region CTTCGCTGACCAGCAGGCCCGTGCCGTCGTTGAGGACGTGGCCGCTGAATACGAACACGATGTTCGGATATTTGGCGATCAGTTTTTGCCACATCTGCTCTCCGTTGTTCGCCGCTTCGCCGCCGGTCGCGTTCTTGCCGGCTCCGTAGTGCTGGGGCAGCCAGCGGTGTCCTTTCTGCATGCGGGTGTCGTCGGAGTAGAGGTAGGCGTGCGTGTCGATGATGACGTTCTTGTCCGGATGGCTGCGGATCACCTCCCCGGCCCACTCCAGCACCTTGTCGCGGGGGCCGAACTCCAGCGAGAGGACGAGCCAGTCGGTGCGTCCGGCCCGGAACGTGTGCCAGACGTTCTCCATCTTCCCCGGTTCGAACGCCCCGCCGAAGTGCTTGTCCAGGCTGTATTTCTCGTAGGGGAAGTAACGGTTAAAGAGCCGGGAGTCGCGGGTGCCGGTCCGGCCCTTCTCCCCGAGGTCGTGGTTGCCCACGGTCAGTACGTAGGGTACTTTGCCGTCCAGCCGGTTCATGGCTGCGGCGGCCACCTCCCACTGTTTTTCGCTGTTGTTGTTGGTGATGTCGCCCAGATGCAGGACGAAGGCGATCTCCTTGCGGTGCTCGGCAAGCCAGCGGGTCTGGGCGTGGAAAATCTCCGGATAGTCGCACGCATAGGTCTGCGTGTCGGGCAGGAGCGCCATTTTGAAACTTTTCTGGGTCGAGCAGGAGACGGCCAGCAGGGTCATGCATGCGAGGGCGGTTCGGGAAAGCAGTCTCATACGATGCGGATTTTTATTATGGATTTATTTATAGACGATCTTGTCCGAGTCGTCCCTCTCGCGGTGGGGGCGGGGCGGTTCGGCCGGGTAGCCGAGCGCCACCACGCAGAGGATGCCGAGGGGCTCGGGCACCTCCAGCAGGCGGGCCAGATACTCTTCGGCCTGCTCCCCTTCGGGGACGTCGTGAAGCCGGGGCCGTCCGTGGACGTGGACCCAGCAGGAGCCCAGCCCCTGCGCCTCGGCCGAGAGCTGGAGCAGGGTCGCCGAGATGGCGCAGTTCTCCCGCCACAGGTCGGTGGCCTGCGTGTCGCCCAGCACGACGACGGCCTGTTTCGCTCCCCGGACGAAGGAGGAGCCGAAATCGCGCATCTCCGAGATGCGCTCCAGGGTCTCCGGATCGCCGACCACCATGAAGCGCGTGGAACGGACGTTCTTCGACGAGGGAGCCGTGAGGGCGTCGTCGAGAATCGTGCGGAGGGTTTCGGGCGGAATCGGAGCATCGGTGAATTTCCGGCAGCTGCGCCGGTGTCTGACCAGTTCGGAGAATGTCATGTCGAATGAGTTTTATACGGTAAAAGTACGAAAATAATTTCAAATTTCGTACCTTTAGCCGCAGGAAGCCCGCCGGCAAGGGCGGGTCCGAACAGATACGAGATATGGAACAGAAACCGACCGTAGCCCTGATCTACGATTTCGACGGGACGCTCTCCGCAGGGAACATGCAGGAGTACGACTTCATTCCCGCCGTGGGCAAGAGCAACAAGGAGTTCTGGCTGGAGAGCAACGAGACGGCCCGCCTGCAGGATGCCGATCC is a window of Gallalistipes aquisgranensis DNA encoding:
- a CDS encoding nitroreductase family protein, which codes for MTFSELVRHRRSCRKFTDAPIPPETLRTILDDALTAPSSKNVRSTRFMVVGDPETLERISEMRDFGSSFVRGAKQAVVVLGDTQATDLWRENCAISATLLQLSAEAQGLGSCWVHVHGRPRLHDVPEGEQAEEYLARLLEVPEPLGILCVVALGYPAEPPRPHRERDDSDKIVYK
- a CDS encoding metallophosphoesterase; translated protein: MRLLSRTALACMTLLAVSCSTQKSFKMALLPDTQTYACDYPEIFHAQTRWLAEHRKEIAFVLHLGDITNNNSEKQWEVAAAAMNRLDGKVPYVLTVGNHDLGEKGRTGTRDSRLFNRYFPYEKYSLDKHFGGAFEPGKMENVWHTFRAGRTDWLVLSLEFGPRDKVLEWAGEVIRSHPDKNVIIDTHAYLYSDDTRMQKGHRWLPQHYGAGKNATGGEAANNGEQMWQKLIAKYPNIVFVFSGHVLNDGTGLLVSEGAGGNRVCQILSNYQRGVNGSKNGGDGFLRIVSVDTAAGTVSVQSYSPYTNTYKTEPDHQFTVKGLKFR